A genomic region of Exiguobacterium oxidotolerans JCM 12280 contains the following coding sequences:
- a CDS encoding SH3 domain-containing protein — MKVSLRIGLTLLLLVALCLPALPAQAASYQVVVTSTIGANVRTKPSTSSSATITRRAPYKAKFTAVSYSNGWYKIKDGSAYRYLSNQVAKKVTASSTKTYKIIVYSKYGANVRTSPSTASSKNIKRLATYNSKFNAVSYSNGWYKVKEKVNYYYVSSQVAKKVTTSAPATSSNYPVASMRYFKLGSSSYELSKASTTRRYPASTTKLLTALVAYDAAAKKGTLDQTFTLTYSMLAVPAGSSTAGFRSGDKVTLRQLLNGMLIRSGNDAAKAIAIRTAGSESKFVSLMNSRAKTIGMASSHFMNPHGFYHASHYTTAADMQKLANTYAKYHYLMDVSGRKSYKTTVKGPYARTLTWYHTNTSLPNESRVYASKTGYTPESAYTRVFFIKKGSTRYGLVTLKGTLPQTETTLRAVLNR, encoded by the coding sequence ATGAAAGTATCGCTCAGAATTGGACTGACACTGTTACTGCTTGTCGCCCTATGTCTTCCGGCATTACCCGCACAAGCTGCCAGTTACCAGGTCGTCGTCACTTCGACGATCGGGGCGAACGTCCGAACGAAGCCGAGCACGAGTTCATCAGCGACCATCACACGTCGCGCTCCGTACAAAGCGAAGTTCACAGCAGTCTCGTACTCAAACGGTTGGTACAAAATCAAAGATGGGAGTGCGTACCGTTACCTGTCGAATCAAGTCGCGAAAAAAGTCACGGCAAGTTCGACGAAAACGTATAAAATCATCGTCTACTCGAAGTATGGTGCGAACGTCCGTACATCACCAAGTACCGCATCCTCTAAAAATATTAAACGGCTCGCTACATACAACTCGAAGTTTAATGCCGTTTCCTATTCGAATGGTTGGTACAAAGTAAAAGAGAAAGTGAACTATTATTACGTCTCGAGTCAGGTCGCGAAAAAAGTCACGACAAGTGCGCCTGCGACTTCAAGTAATTATCCTGTCGCCTCGATGCGTTATTTCAAACTCGGCTCCTCGAGCTATGAACTGTCAAAAGCCAGTACGACGCGCCGTTATCCGGCAAGCACGACAAAACTGTTGACGGCCCTCGTCGCGTATGACGCCGCTGCCAAAAAAGGAACACTCGATCAAACGTTCACTTTGACCTACTCTATGCTCGCCGTTCCTGCTGGAAGCAGCACGGCTGGATTCCGTTCGGGTGACAAAGTCACACTCCGTCAACTGTTGAACGGGATGTTGATTCGCTCCGGCAACGACGCAGCAAAAGCCATCGCGATCCGGACAGCAGGCTCTGAATCGAAGTTCGTCTCGTTGATGAACAGTCGCGCAAAAACAATCGGTATGGCGTCAAGTCACTTCATGAATCCGCACGGTTTCTATCACGCGAGTCACTATACGACAGCAGCAGACATGCAAAAACTCGCTAACACGTATGCTAAGTACCATTACTTGATGGACGTCAGTGGTCGAAAATCATACAAAACGACCGTCAAAGGACCATACGCCCGGACGTTGACGTGGTACCATACGAACACGTCGCTTCCGAACGAATCGCGCGTCTATGCGAGTAAGACGGGGTATACACCAGAATCTGCCTATACACGTGTCTTCTTCATTAAAAAAGGTTCGACGCGCTATGGCCTCGTTACGTTGAAAGGAACACTTCCACAAACTGAAACGACATTACGCGCTGTCTTAAACCGTTAA